In Arthrobacter sp. UKPF54-2, the following are encoded in one genomic region:
- a CDS encoding CPBP family intramembrane glutamic endopeptidase has product MLVPSRRRLRLEVWIVLGLSLGQSAVYSVVQLLDKMTRAPLAQGTSTLNRSQSSREYFDLTYQLLDILFALVPVVLVIYFLTEHRPADPAGGTFRGGTGASAFRKLGFNFARPGKDLLQGLGLAALIGIPSLGLYAAGRALGITTAIIPSALDSYWWTVPVLILSAIRHGIVEEVIVVGYLLDRLGKFGWGMPLAIFASSMLRGSYHLYQGFGPFIGNAVMGVIFALIYTKTRRVMPLVIAHALLDIVAFVGFSLFGEAIGLG; this is encoded by the coding sequence ATGTTGGTTCCCTCCCGCCGTCGGCTGCGGCTTGAAGTCTGGATCGTCCTGGGGCTTTCCCTCGGGCAGTCGGCGGTGTACTCGGTGGTGCAGCTGCTGGACAAAATGACCAGGGCGCCGCTGGCGCAGGGGACCTCGACGCTGAACCGCTCGCAGAGCAGCCGCGAATACTTCGACCTCACCTACCAGCTGCTGGACATCCTGTTCGCCCTGGTCCCCGTGGTGCTGGTGATCTACTTCCTCACCGAACACCGGCCCGCCGACCCGGCCGGGGGCACTTTCAGAGGCGGCACCGGTGCCTCGGCGTTCCGGAAACTCGGCTTCAACTTCGCCCGGCCCGGCAAGGACCTGCTCCAGGGCCTGGGCCTGGCCGCGCTGATCGGGATCCCCTCGCTGGGCCTCTACGCGGCCGGCCGCGCGCTGGGGATCACGACGGCGATCATCCCCAGCGCGCTGGACTCCTACTGGTGGACGGTGCCGGTCCTCATCCTGTCCGCGATCCGGCACGGGATCGTGGAGGAAGTGATTGTGGTGGGCTACCTGCTGGACCGGCTGGGCAAGTTCGGCTGGGGCATGCCGCTGGCGATCTTCGCCAGTTCCATGCTCCGCGGCAGCTACCACCTGTACCAGGGCTTCGGGCCCTTCATCGGCAACGCCGTCATGGGCGTCATCTTCGCGCTCATCTATACAAAGACGCGCCGGGTGATGCCCCTGGTGATCGCGCATGCGCTGCTGGACATCGTGGCCTTCGTCGGCTTCAGCCTGTTCGGCGAGGCAATCGGCCTGGGCTAG
- a CDS encoding bifunctional o-acetylhomoserine/o-acetylserine sulfhydrylase, with product MSNAWSFETRQIHAGQEPDAATGARSLPIYQTTSFVFPSAESAANRFALAELAPIYTRIGNPTQDAVEQRVASLEGGLGALLLSSGQAAETFAILNIAEAGDHVVASPSLYGGTYNLLAHTLKKFGISVTFVEDPDNLAQWRDAVQPNTKLFFGEVVSNPRQDVLDIEGIAQVAHQAGVPLIVDNTLSTPYLIRPIEWGADIVVHSATKYLGGHGTAIAGVIVDSGNFDFGKDPERFPGFNTPDPTYNGLVYAPDLGADGALGANLSYILKARVQLLRDLGSAVSPFNAFLIAQGLETLSLRVERHVANASRVAEWLEARDDVESVAYAGLPSSPWYERGRKYGPKGTGAVVAFNLAGGAEAGKRFVDALELHSHVANIGDVRSLVIHPASTTHSQLSPEQQAVAGVNPGLVRLSVGLEHIDDIIADLDAGFRAAKDA from the coding sequence ATGTCAAACGCCTGGTCCTTTGAAACCCGTCAGATCCACGCCGGCCAGGAGCCGGACGCCGCCACCGGCGCCCGGTCGCTGCCGATCTACCAGACGACGTCGTTCGTCTTCCCCAGCGCCGAAAGCGCCGCCAACCGGTTCGCGCTCGCCGAACTCGCCCCCATCTACACCCGGATCGGCAATCCCACCCAGGACGCTGTGGAGCAGCGGGTCGCGAGCCTCGAAGGCGGCCTCGGCGCGCTCCTGCTCAGCTCCGGCCAGGCTGCGGAGACCTTCGCGATCCTCAACATCGCCGAGGCCGGGGACCACGTCGTGGCCAGCCCCAGCCTGTACGGCGGCACCTACAACCTGCTGGCCCACACGCTGAAGAAGTTCGGCATCTCCGTGACGTTCGTGGAGGACCCGGACAACCTGGCGCAGTGGCGCGATGCCGTGCAGCCGAACACCAAACTGTTCTTCGGCGAGGTGGTCTCCAACCCCCGCCAGGACGTGCTGGACATCGAGGGCATCGCGCAGGTGGCCCATCAGGCCGGGGTGCCGCTGATCGTGGACAACACCCTCTCCACCCCGTACCTCATCCGGCCGATCGAGTGGGGCGCCGACATTGTGGTCCACTCGGCCACCAAGTACCTCGGCGGCCACGGAACTGCGATCGCCGGCGTGATTGTGGACTCCGGCAACTTCGACTTCGGCAAGGACCCGGAACGTTTCCCCGGCTTCAACACCCCGGACCCCACCTACAACGGCCTGGTCTACGCCCCGGACCTCGGGGCGGACGGGGCGCTCGGGGCGAACCTGTCCTACATCCTCAAGGCAAGGGTCCAGCTGCTGCGCGACCTCGGCTCGGCCGTGTCCCCGTTCAATGCCTTCCTCATCGCCCAGGGCCTCGAGACCCTGAGCCTGCGGGTGGAACGGCACGTCGCCAACGCCTCCCGGGTGGCCGAATGGCTGGAAGCCAGGGACGACGTCGAATCCGTCGCCTACGCGGGGCTGCCGTCCAGCCCCTGGTACGAGCGCGGCCGCAAGTACGGGCCCAAGGGGACCGGCGCCGTCGTCGCTTTCAACCTCGCCGGGGGAGCGGAGGCCGGCAAACGCTTCGTCGACGCCCTCGAACTGCATTCCCACGTGGCGAATATCGGCGATGTGCGCTCGCTGGTGATCCACCCGGCGTCGACCACGCACAGCCAGCTCTCGCCGGAACAGCAGGCGGTGGCCGGCGTCAATCCGGGGCTGGTGCGGCTGTCGGTGGGGCTCGAACACATTGACGACATCATCGCGGACCTCGACGCCGGCTTCCGGGCGGCCAAGGACGCCTGA
- a CDS encoding homoserine O-acetyltransferase produces MTIAVSRTGVPENTPAVPDGTVQYLSVGSLMLESGATLPEVTLAYETWGTLNADASNAVLIEHALTGDTHVTRGAGEEPGWWEQLAGPGAPVDTDKYFVVSINILGGCYGSTGPSTPGPDGRPWGSRFPLVTLRDSTAAEARLADALGIGSWYAVLGGSLGGARALEWAVSYPARVRRCAVISVGASSTAEQIAFAQAQTLAIRQDPNFNGGDYYGGPEPDAGLALARRIAHITYRSAAELDGRFGRNAQAAEAPLEAGSLAGRGRYQVESYLDHQGNKLVRRFDANSYIAITEALMSHDVTRGRGTLEQAVSRATAEFFVAAVDSDRLYFPAQSHELAGALPGEVPVHIIEAPIGHDGFLTEIGQLSKQLRSNFFA; encoded by the coding sequence ATGACGATTGCCGTCTCCCGCACGGGAGTACCCGAAAACACGCCCGCGGTCCCCGACGGAACCGTGCAGTACCTGTCGGTCGGCTCCCTGATGTTGGAATCCGGGGCCACCTTGCCGGAGGTCACCCTCGCCTACGAGACCTGGGGCACCCTCAACGCGGACGCCTCCAATGCGGTCCTGATTGAACACGCCTTGACCGGGGACACCCACGTCACCCGGGGCGCCGGCGAGGAACCGGGCTGGTGGGAGCAGCTGGCCGGTCCCGGCGCCCCGGTGGACACGGACAAGTACTTTGTTGTCTCCATCAACATCCTCGGCGGCTGCTACGGCTCCACCGGGCCCTCGACCCCGGGGCCGGACGGCCGGCCTTGGGGCTCCCGCTTCCCGCTGGTGACCCTCCGCGACAGCACCGCCGCCGAGGCCCGGCTCGCCGACGCCCTGGGGATCGGCAGCTGGTACGCCGTGCTCGGCGGCTCCCTCGGCGGAGCCCGCGCCCTGGAATGGGCGGTCAGCTACCCGGCGCGGGTCCGGCGCTGCGCCGTCATTTCCGTGGGCGCCAGCAGCACCGCCGAGCAGATCGCCTTCGCGCAGGCCCAGACCCTCGCCATCCGCCAGGACCCCAACTTCAACGGCGGCGACTACTACGGCGGCCCGGAGCCGGATGCCGGGCTGGCCCTGGCGCGCCGGATCGCCCACATCACGTACCGCTCCGCTGCCGAGCTGGACGGCCGCTTCGGACGGAACGCCCAGGCTGCCGAGGCGCCGCTGGAGGCCGGGTCGCTGGCGGGCCGGGGCCGCTACCAGGTGGAGAGCTACCTGGACCACCAGGGCAACAAGCTGGTGCGCCGCTTCGACGCCAACAGCTATATCGCCATCACCGAAGCGCTGATGAGCCACGACGTCACGCGCGGCCGCGGAACCCTGGAACAGGCCGTTTCCCGCGCCACGGCGGAGTTTTTCGTGGCGGCAGTGGACTCGGACCGGCTGTACTTCCCGGCCCAGTCCCATGAACTTGCCGGCGCCCTGCCGGGGGAGGTTCCGGTGCACATCATCGAGGCTCCGATCGGCCACGACGGCTTCCTGACCGAAATCGGCCAGCTCAGCAAACAGCTCCGGAGCAACTTCTTCGCGTAG
- a CDS encoding MFS transporter: MSTENAAARRADGADVKTSGLKKVVTASMAGTVVEWYEFFLYASAATLVFGKAFFPNSGTELDGIIAAFLTYAVGFVARPIGGIVFGHFGDKFGRKQLLQLSIILVGVSTFLMGCLPTFQQIGYWAPALLVFLRFAQGFAVGGEWGGAVLLVAEHSPSKSRGFWAAWPQSAVPLGNLLATGVLFTLSATLSSADFLGWGWRVAFWLSAVIVLVGYYIRTKVQDAPIFLEAQKEVTVEKKGYGVGEVFRRYPRGVFTAMGLRFAENILYYLVVTFSITYLKVIVQTDTSRILLLLLVAHFIHFAVIPFVGKLSDNLGRKPVYMAGAVLGATWGFFAFPMMDTKNDLVILAAITIGLLFHSLMYAGQPAIMAEMFPTRMRYSGVSLGYQVTSIVAGSLAPIIAVALLGQYKSSVPVAIYLLGACVVTMVAVYFLKETRGISLHDVDAADAQGTADLLAAGKK; the protein is encoded by the coding sequence ATGAGCACGGAAAACGCCGCCGCACGGCGCGCAGATGGGGCCGACGTCAAGACGTCCGGCCTCAAAAAGGTAGTAACGGCCTCCATGGCCGGCACGGTTGTCGAGTGGTACGAGTTCTTCCTCTACGCCTCCGCGGCGACCCTCGTCTTCGGCAAGGCATTCTTCCCCAACTCCGGCACCGAACTGGACGGCATCATTGCAGCCTTCCTCACCTACGCTGTCGGCTTCGTGGCCCGCCCAATCGGCGGCATCGTGTTCGGCCACTTCGGTGACAAGTTCGGCCGCAAGCAGCTGCTCCAGCTGAGCATCATCCTGGTCGGTGTCTCCACCTTCCTGATGGGCTGCCTCCCGACTTTCCAGCAGATCGGCTACTGGGCTCCGGCCCTGCTGGTCTTCCTGCGCTTCGCCCAGGGTTTCGCCGTGGGCGGTGAATGGGGCGGCGCAGTCCTCCTCGTCGCAGAACACAGCCCCAGCAAGTCCCGCGGCTTCTGGGCCGCGTGGCCGCAGTCCGCCGTCCCGCTGGGCAACCTGCTGGCAACGGGTGTGCTGTTCACGCTCTCCGCCACGCTGTCCTCCGCCGACTTCCTCGGCTGGGGCTGGCGCGTCGCCTTCTGGCTCTCCGCCGTGATCGTGCTCGTCGGCTACTACATCCGCACCAAGGTCCAGGACGCCCCGATCTTCCTCGAGGCACAGAAGGAAGTCACCGTTGAGAAGAAGGGCTACGGCGTCGGCGAAGTCTTCCGCCGCTACCCCCGCGGCGTCTTCACCGCCATGGGCCTGCGCTTCGCGGAGAACATCCTGTACTACCTGGTGGTCACCTTCTCCATCACGTACCTCAAGGTCATCGTCCAGACGGACACCTCCCGGATCCTGCTGCTGCTGCTCGTGGCGCACTTCATCCACTTCGCCGTCATCCCGTTCGTCGGCAAGCTCTCCGATAACCTGGGCCGCAAGCCCGTCTACATGGCCGGCGCCGTCCTGGGCGCCACGTGGGGCTTCTTCGCCTTCCCGATGATGGACACCAAGAATGACCTCGTCATCCTCGCGGCCATCACCATCGGCTTGCTGTTCCACTCCCTGATGTACGCCGGACAGCCGGCCATCATGGCCGAGATGTTCCCGACCCGGATGCGTTACTCCGGCGTCTCGCTCGGCTACCAGGTGACCTCGATCGTGGCCGGTTCGCTTGCCCCGATCATCGCCGTCGCCCTCCTGGGCCAGTACAAGTCCTCCGTCCCGGTGGCCATCTACCTGCTCGGTGCCTGTGTGGTCACCATGGTGGCGGTCTACTTCCTGAAGGAAACCCGCGGAATCTCCCTGCACGACGTCGACGCCGCCGACGCCCAGGGCACTGCCGACCTCCTTGCCGCAGGCAAGAAGTAG
- a CDS encoding VOC family protein: MRMDHVSYACEQDGLAATTERIASALGVEAVKGGVHPRFGTRNMIIPLAGHKYLEVVEVLDHPASDKAPFGQAVRARSAAGGGWMGWCVEVDDLAPFEERLGRSAVNGNRKFPDGRELIWKQIGILGLIADPQVPYMLKWEGDPELHPSNAYASNVKMSALTIAGSAERVTEWLGEPVEKPLEDVDVNWLAPHGTPGILSVTFETDSGAVTI; the protein is encoded by the coding sequence ATGCGCATGGATCACGTCTCTTACGCCTGTGAACAAGATGGCCTCGCGGCCACCACCGAACGTATTGCGTCCGCCCTCGGCGTCGAAGCCGTCAAGGGCGGGGTACACCCCCGATTCGGGACCCGCAACATGATTATCCCGCTCGCCGGGCACAAGTACCTGGAGGTTGTGGAGGTCCTGGACCACCCCGCCTCGGACAAGGCGCCGTTTGGCCAGGCCGTGCGTGCCCGCTCGGCAGCCGGCGGCGGCTGGATGGGCTGGTGCGTCGAGGTGGACGACCTCGCCCCCTTCGAGGAACGCCTGGGCCGCTCCGCCGTCAACGGCAACCGCAAGTTTCCGGACGGCCGCGAACTCATCTGGAAGCAGATCGGCATCCTGGGCCTGATCGCCGACCCGCAGGTACCCTACATGCTCAAGTGGGAGGGCGATCCGGAACTGCACCCGTCCAACGCCTACGCGAGCAACGTCAAGATGTCCGCGCTCACCATCGCCGGCTCGGCCGAACGCGTCACCGAGTGGCTGGGCGAACCGGTGGAGAAGCCGCTGGAGGACGTGGACGTGAACTGGCTGGCTCCGCACGGAACGCCGGGGATCCTGTCCGTCACCTTTGAAACCGATTCCGGAGCCGTCACGATCTGA
- a CDS encoding phenylacetate--CoA ligase family protein — MAGFARELAIMIDLVRAQHGGERALARRRDARLAALVAHARTASPFYRALYRGLPAGDIQLRDLPPVTKPQLMARFDDWVTDPAVTRADLEAFVADPSLVGTRYRGRYFACTSSGTTGHPGLFVHDPDAVACYRAQGVRIVGSALDARRLLAMLRRGIRTAVVVGDGGHFAGVVWLESERRRSRGRRRAYRLFSVQQPLVQLVQALNAFDPALVVGYPSALELLAGEQDAGRLHIRPVIVESSGESLGDRQRLAAALGGAVHNVYAASEFTPIALDCPRGWLHVNSDWVILEPVEADYRPTPAGQPSHTVLLTNLANRVQPLIRYDLGDSVVARGGPCECGNPLPAIRVAGRHDDVLHLEDGRGATVSVLPLAITAPVDDAPGVHRCQLVQTGPATLRVRLQPEPGASAGAVWQDVAAKLAGFLAGQGLANVELVRAEEAPEESGPSGKFHQVIALKEPPAG, encoded by the coding sequence ATGGCCGGCTTCGCCAGGGAACTCGCCATCATGATCGATCTGGTGCGCGCCCAACACGGCGGGGAACGGGCGCTGGCCCGACGCCGGGACGCCCGGCTGGCAGCCCTTGTGGCCCATGCCCGCACCGCCTCCCCGTTCTACCGGGCGCTCTACCGCGGCCTTCCGGCCGGGGACATCCAGCTCCGGGACCTGCCCCCGGTCACCAAGCCGCAGCTGATGGCTCGCTTCGACGACTGGGTCACCGACCCTGCCGTCACCCGGGCGGACCTCGAGGCCTTTGTGGCCGATCCGTCCCTGGTCGGCACCCGCTACCGCGGCCGCTACTTCGCCTGCACCAGCTCCGGAACCACCGGCCACCCCGGACTGTTCGTGCACGACCCCGACGCCGTCGCCTGCTACCGGGCCCAGGGCGTCCGGATCGTCGGGTCGGCCCTGGACGCCCGCCGGCTGCTGGCGATGCTGCGGCGCGGGATCCGCACCGCCGTCGTGGTGGGCGACGGCGGCCACTTCGCCGGGGTGGTCTGGCTCGAGTCAGAACGGCGCCGCAGCCGCGGCCGCCGCCGCGCCTACCGGCTGTTTTCCGTGCAGCAGCCGCTGGTTCAGCTGGTGCAGGCGCTCAACGCCTTCGACCCGGCCCTTGTGGTGGGCTACCCCAGCGCACTCGAACTGCTGGCCGGGGAGCAGGATGCGGGAAGGCTGCACATCCGACCCGTGATCGTGGAGTCCAGCGGCGAATCCCTGGGCGACCGGCAGCGCCTGGCCGCGGCGCTGGGCGGGGCCGTGCACAACGTCTACGCCGCCTCCGAGTTCACCCCGATCGCCCTGGACTGCCCCCGCGGCTGGCTGCACGTCAACAGCGACTGGGTCATCCTCGAGCCGGTCGAGGCGGACTACCGGCCCACCCCCGCCGGGCAGCCGTCCCACACGGTGCTGCTCACCAACCTCGCCAACCGGGTCCAGCCGCTGATCCGCTACGACCTCGGCGACTCCGTGGTTGCCCGGGGCGGACCCTGCGAGTGCGGCAACCCGCTGCCCGCCATCCGGGTGGCCGGCCGGCACGACGACGTCCTGCACCTGGAGGACGGACGCGGCGCCACGGTGAGTGTGCTGCCACTGGCCATCACCGCCCCGGTGGACGACGCGCCGGGAGTGCACCGCTGCCAGCTGGTCCAGACCGGGCCCGCGACCCTGCGGGTGCGGCTCCAGCCGGAGCCCGGCGCCTCGGCGGGCGCGGTATGGCAGGACGTGGCGGCGAAGCTGGCCGGTTTCCTGGCCGGCCAGGGCCTGGCGAACGTGGAGCTGGTCCGTGCGGAGGAGGCACCGGAAGAGAGCGGGCCAAGCGGAAAGTTCCACCAGGTGATCGCCCTCAAGGAGCCCCCGGCGGGCTAG
- the hutI gene encoding imidazolonepropionase, with protein sequence MSTLITNIAELMTQDTEHRVLKDAAVVIEGERIAWIGAAAEAPAADDAVDAAHRALLPGWVDSHTHLIFAGDRTAEFEARMAGESYSAGGIAVTTGATRSTSDFDLTRLALGRVAEAVAQGTTYLETKTGYGLDVDNEARSARIASTVADEVTYLGAHLVPDGMDAEEYTDLVCGPMLAAVRPYARWADVFCERGAFTEDQSRRVLQACRDAGLGLRVHGNQLGEGPGVRLAVEFGAASVDHVNYLSRADVHALADSWAGWEAAAGAGERGTVATCLPACDLSTRQPLAPGRELLDAGVQLALASNCNPGTSYTSSMAFCVTTAVLQMRLSVHEAVRAATYGGALALGRDTGNDVDGQRAVGSIAVGHRADLHLLNAPSATHLAYRPGMPLTHAVWRAGVRAR encoded by the coding sequence ATGAGCACCCTGATCACCAACATCGCTGAACTGATGACCCAGGACACCGAGCACCGGGTCCTCAAGGACGCGGCGGTTGTGATCGAGGGCGAACGCATCGCCTGGATCGGTGCCGCCGCCGAGGCCCCCGCGGCCGACGACGCCGTCGACGCGGCGCACCGCGCGCTCCTGCCCGGCTGGGTCGATTCGCACACGCACCTGATCTTTGCCGGCGACCGGACCGCGGAGTTCGAGGCCCGGATGGCGGGGGAGAGCTACAGCGCCGGCGGCATCGCCGTCACCACCGGCGCCACCCGGAGCACCAGCGATTTCGACCTCACCCGGCTGGCGCTGGGCCGCGTGGCCGAGGCCGTCGCGCAGGGCACCACCTACCTCGAGACCAAAACCGGCTACGGCCTCGACGTCGACAACGAGGCCCGCAGCGCGCGGATCGCGTCCACCGTTGCTGACGAGGTGACCTACCTCGGCGCGCACCTGGTCCCGGACGGGATGGACGCCGAGGAGTACACGGACCTGGTTTGCGGCCCCATGCTCGCCGCGGTCCGGCCGTACGCGCGCTGGGCTGACGTCTTCTGCGAACGCGGCGCCTTCACCGAGGACCAGTCCCGCCGTGTGCTCCAGGCCTGCCGGGACGCCGGACTTGGCCTGCGCGTGCACGGCAACCAGCTCGGCGAAGGCCCCGGCGTGCGGCTGGCGGTCGAATTCGGGGCCGCGAGCGTGGACCACGTGAACTATCTCTCCCGCGCGGACGTTCACGCCCTCGCCGACAGCTGGGCCGGCTGGGAGGCAGCGGCCGGCGCCGGCGAGCGGGGTACCGTGGCGACCTGCCTGCCGGCCTGCGACCTGTCCACCCGGCAGCCGCTGGCACCCGGCCGGGAACTGCTCGACGCCGGCGTCCAGCTGGCCCTGGCCTCCAACTGCAACCCCGGCACCTCCTACACGAGCTCGATGGCGTTTTGCGTCACCACGGCCGTGCTGCAGATGCGGCTCAGTGTGCATGAGGCCGTCCGGGCGGCGACCTACGGCGGTGCGCTGGCGCTGGGCCGGGACACCGGGAACGACGTCGACGGCCAGCGTGCGGTCGGCTCGATCGCCGTCGGGCACCGGGCGGACCTGCACCTGCTCAACGCCCCGTCCGCCACCCACCTGGCGTACCGGCCCGGGATGCCGCTCACCCACGCCGTCTGGCGGGCCGGGGTCCGCGCCCGCTGA
- a CDS encoding histidine phosphatase family protein: MIRHGQSAANADTSIYNRVPDYRIPLTPLGVEQATAAGEQLRRQLDGQQVCVYVSPYLRAYQTLEALKLGPLTERVIEEPRLREQDWANFQIAGDIEDQKELRNAYGHFFYRFREGESGSDVYDRISSFMETLYRHWSKPSYAPNALFVTHGLTMRLFCMRWFHWSVEYFESLNNPDNAEIRTLLRSAEGKYELDKPFSQWEERRVDETVLDAPPMFF; encoded by the coding sequence ATGATCCGGCATGGCCAGTCCGCCGCCAATGCCGACACCTCCATCTACAACCGGGTGCCCGACTACCGCATCCCGCTGACCCCGCTCGGCGTCGAGCAGGCCACGGCCGCCGGCGAGCAGCTCCGGCGCCAGCTGGACGGCCAGCAGGTGTGCGTCTACGTCTCCCCCTACCTGCGCGCCTACCAGACCCTGGAGGCCCTGAAGCTGGGCCCGCTCACCGAGCGCGTGATCGAGGAGCCCCGGCTGCGTGAGCAGGACTGGGCAAACTTCCAGATCGCCGGCGACATCGAGGACCAGAAGGAGCTCCGCAACGCCTACGGGCACTTCTTCTATCGTTTCCGCGAGGGCGAGTCCGGCTCCGACGTCTACGACCGGATCTCCTCCTTTATGGAGACCCTGTACCGGCACTGGTCCAAGCCCAGCTACGCGCCCAACGCTTTGTTCGTGACCCACGGCCTGACCATGCGGCTGTTCTGCATGCGCTGGTTCCACTGGTCGGTGGAGTACTTCGAGTCGCTGAACAACCCGGACAACGCCGAGATCCGCACCCTGCTGCGCTCCGCGGAGGGCAAGTACGAACTGGACAAGCCGTTCAGCCAGTGGGAGGAGCGCCGGGTGGACGAGACCGTGCTCGACGCGCCGCCGATGTTCTTCTAG
- a CDS encoding FAD-binding oxidoreductase, which yields MSAKYDVVIVGGGIAGLSLASALAGKCTVALVEAEQSLGYHTSARSARQLIPSYGPPVVQELTMRTLELIGTHEGTRPEPVLSPRRFMLIGDEETVRHQASGFMHRISHAEALEICPALKPDSFTAAGLDSGSFACNASLLLEDHRERAVEGGVDIITGARVHSAQRLGTGWELGAGQEGLEAAVVVNAAGAWADEFAVLSGVEKLGLQPYRRTAAIVDVEHPLPQGCPMVASDSFYFRPDGRRQVLISPSETVPSGPEDAQPYPGDVEALITRLNTVTTMGIGSVRRAWTGLRTEAADGVPVVGFDAEAAGFFWLAGQGGYGFQTSSGIAELAAEQILAGQGSGAPFPADSPASRTAAALAATRMSIRG from the coding sequence ATGTCAGCTAAATACGATGTTGTGATCGTCGGCGGCGGCATCGCCGGCCTGTCCCTCGCCTCCGCCCTCGCCGGCAAATGCACCGTGGCCCTGGTCGAAGCCGAGCAGTCGCTGGGGTACCACACGTCCGCGCGCTCGGCCCGGCAGCTGATCCCCAGTTACGGCCCGCCCGTGGTCCAGGAGCTGACCATGCGCACCCTGGAGCTCATCGGCACCCACGAGGGCACCCGGCCCGAGCCCGTGCTCTCGCCGCGCCGGTTCATGCTGATCGGGGACGAGGAGACCGTCCGGCACCAGGCCAGCGGCTTTATGCACCGGATCAGCCATGCCGAGGCCCTGGAGATCTGCCCCGCGCTCAAGCCGGACTCCTTCACGGCGGCCGGCCTGGATTCCGGGTCCTTTGCCTGCAACGCCTCCCTGCTGCTGGAGGACCACCGGGAGCGGGCCGTCGAGGGCGGCGTCGACATCATCACCGGCGCCCGGGTGCACTCGGCGCAGCGCCTCGGCACCGGCTGGGAGCTCGGCGCCGGGCAGGAGGGCCTCGAGGCCGCCGTTGTGGTCAACGCCGCCGGCGCCTGGGCGGACGAGTTCGCCGTGCTCAGCGGCGTCGAGAAACTCGGACTCCAGCCCTACCGGCGCACCGCGGCGATTGTCGACGTCGAACACCCCCTCCCGCAGGGGTGCCCGATGGTGGCCTCGGACAGCTTCTACTTCCGGCCGGACGGGCGGAGACAGGTGCTCATTTCGCCGTCCGAAACCGTGCCGAGCGGCCCCGAGGACGCCCAGCCCTACCCCGGCGACGTCGAGGCGCTGATCACCCGCCTGAACACCGTCACCACGATGGGGATCGGCAGCGTCCGCCGGGCCTGGACCGGGCTGCGGACCGAAGCCGCCGACGGCGTCCCCGTGGTGGGGTTCGACGCCGAAGCCGCCGGGTTCTTCTGGCTCGCCGGCCAGGGCGGCTACGGCTTCCAGACCTCCTCCGGCATCGCCGAACTGGCCGCGGAACAGATCCTCGCCGGGCAGGGCTCCGGCGCGCCGTTCCCGGCCGACAGTCCGGCATCCCGGACAGCCGCGGCGCTGGCCGCAACGCGAATGTCGATCCGGGGCTGA
- a CDS encoding isopenicillin N synthase family dioxygenase, giving the protein MSASPDEAARFRDDLRDAMHDVGFIYLAGHGIPQELTDAMLDISRRFFDLPEDQKLAIENVHSPQFRGYTRVGGEITDGAIDWREQIDIGVERDAVEPRPGVADYWRLEGPNLWPENLPEMRGIVTEWTERLSAISLDLLRALALSLGAPEDTFDAAFAAQAFPMLKIVRYPGESDPEPKQGVGSHRDGGVLTLLLVEPGKGGLQVEYQGQWIDAPQVPGTFVVNIGEMLELATNGYLKATLHRVISPLRGTDRISLPFFYNPALDATMPRLAVSPEFQAKARGLSVDPTNSPILETYGDNALRYRLRAHPNVVEAHHPDLLKA; this is encoded by the coding sequence TTGAGCGCAAGCCCGGACGAGGCCGCCCGGTTCCGGGATGACTTGCGCGACGCCATGCACGACGTCGGATTCATCTACCTGGCCGGCCACGGCATCCCGCAGGAACTCACCGACGCAATGCTCGATATCTCCCGCCGCTTCTTCGACCTGCCAGAGGACCAGAAGCTGGCGATCGAGAACGTGCACAGCCCCCAGTTCCGCGGCTACACCCGCGTCGGCGGCGAAATCACCGACGGCGCCATCGACTGGCGCGAGCAGATCGACATCGGCGTCGAACGCGACGCCGTCGAGCCCCGACCCGGCGTCGCCGACTACTGGAGGCTGGAGGGGCCGAACCTCTGGCCGGAGAACCTGCCCGAGATGCGCGGGATCGTCACCGAATGGACCGAGCGGCTCAGCGCCATTTCCCTGGACCTGCTGCGGGCGCTCGCCCTCTCCCTTGGGGCGCCCGAGGACACCTTCGACGCCGCGTTTGCCGCCCAGGCGTTCCCGATGCTCAAGATCGTGCGCTACCCGGGCGAATCCGATCCCGAACCCAAGCAGGGCGTCGGATCCCACCGCGACGGCGGAGTGTTGACCCTGCTCCTGGTCGAGCCCGGCAAGGGCGGACTCCAGGTCGAATACCAGGGCCAGTGGATCGACGCGCCCCAGGTGCCCGGAACGTTTGTGGTCAACATCGGCGAGATGCTCGAACTGGCCACCAACGGCTACCTCAAGGCGACCCTGCACCGGGTGATCTCCCCGCTGCGCGGCACCGACCGGATCTCCCTGCCGTTCTTCTACAACCCGGCCCTCGATGCGACCATGCCCCGGCTCGCTGTCAGCCCGGAGTTCCAGGCCAAGGCCCGCGGTCTCTCGGTGGACCCGACGAACAGCCCGATCCTGGAGACCTACGGGGACAACGCCCTGCGCTACCGGCTCCGCGCCCACCCCAACGTCGTCGAGGCCCACCACCCGGACCTGCTCAAGGCCTGA